DNA sequence from the Halanaerobiales bacterium genome:
TATTATTGATATTGGTGATAATCAGGCAATTTCTTTTAAAATAGAAAGTCATAATCACCCTTCAGCGATTGAACCATATCAGGGTGCAGCCACCGGCGTTGGCGGAATTATAAGAGATATTTTTACAATGGGAGCAAGACCAATTGCCAGCCTTAACTCACTTCGTTTTGGTGAACTTGATGATGAACATGTTCGTTTTTTATTTGATGGTGTAGTTGAAGGAATAGCAGGCTATGGAAACTGTATTGGAATTCCAACTGTTGGTGGAGAAGTATATTTTTCAGATTCATATAAAGAAAACCCACTGGTTAATGCGATGAGTGTTGGTTTAATGGACCAGGAAGATATTTCTACTGGAACAGCTAAAGGTGTAGGTAATCCAGTTATGGTCGTTGGTGCTACTACCGGTCGTGATGGAATCCAGGGAGCAAGTTTTGCTTCTGATGAACTAACTGAAGAATCTGAAGAAGATAGACCTGCTGTCCAGGTAGGAGATCCATTTATGGAAAAATTATTATTGGAAGCTTCCCTTGAGCTAATAAAAACAGGAGCACTGGTAGGTATTCAGGATATGGGAGCAGCCGGACTTACAAGTTCATCCTGTGAGATGGCTTCCCGTGGTGGAGCCGGTATCGAATTTGATATAG
Encoded proteins:
- the purL gene encoding phosphoribosylformylglycinamidine synthase subunit PurL, which encodes MSHKDWEKEGLTKAEYEMIVELLGREPNRAELGMYGVMWSEHCSYKNSKPVLKKFPTAGEQVIQGPGENAGIIDIGDNQAISFKIESHNHPSAIEPYQGAATGVGGIIRDIFTMGARPIASLNSLRFGELDDEHVRFLFDGVVEGIAGYGNCIGIPTVGGEVYFSDSYKENPLVNAMSVGLMDQEDISTGTAKGVGNPVMVVGATTGRDGIQGASFASDELTEESEEDRPAVQVGDPFMEKLLLEASLELIKTGALVGIQDMGAAGLTSSSCEMASRGGAGIEFDIDSVPKREEGMTPYEVLLSESQERMLVVPRKGKEDLVKEIFDKWNLKAAVIGKVTDDGMLRVFNKGEIVAEVPAS